In a genomic window of Alkalibaculum bacchi:
- the rpoZ gene encoding DNA-directed RNA polymerase subunit omega has translation MRYPAINDLLQKVDNKYSLILVTAKRARHLVEGSTTNVKINNENPVSIATEEIARDLIEYKY, from the coding sequence ATGAGATATCCAGCAATAAATGATTTGTTACAAAAGGTAGATAATAAGTATTCTTTAATCCTTGTAACAGCAAAGAGAGCACGTCATTTAGTAGAGGGTTCGACCACAAATGTCAAAATCAACAACGAAAACCCAGTGTCTATTGCAACAGAAGAAATTGCTAGAGATTTAATAGAGTACAAATACTAA
- the gmk gene encoding guanylate kinase, translating to MENNFYIKEKGLLIVISGPSGAGKGTVCKELLSKYPNLAVSVSATTRDPRPGEVEGKNYYFITKENFLDMIGNDEFLEYAKVYDNYYGTPSQSVIDMMDEGIDVILEIDIQGAAQVRSNYPEGIYIFVVPPSFSELRKRITERGTESEEQLNKRMNCAYDEIRNAKNYSYIVINDEVHVAADKIASIITAEKCRSNRLESKIDEIIGRS from the coding sequence ATGGAGAATAATTTTTACATTAAAGAAAAAGGCTTACTTATCGTCATTTCAGGACCTTCAGGTGCAGGGAAGGGGACAGTATGTAAAGAATTGTTGAGCAAATACCCCAATCTAGCTGTTTCTGTTTCAGCTACTACAAGAGATCCAAGACCAGGAGAAGTAGAAGGTAAAAACTATTACTTTATTACCAAAGAAAATTTCCTTGATATGATCGGTAATGATGAATTTTTAGAATACGCAAAAGTTTATGATAATTACTATGGTACTCCATCCCAATCCGTTATAGATATGATGGATGAAGGTATTGACGTAATACTTGAAATAGATATTCAAGGTGCTGCTCAAGTCCGATCTAATTACCCAGAAGGCATCTATATTTTCGTTGTTCCGCCTTCCTTTTCTGAGCTTCGAAAAAGGATTACGGAACGGGGAACAGAAAGCGAAGAACAACTTAACAAACGTATGAACTGTGCATATGATGAAATTCGAAATGCTAAAAATTATAGTTACATCGTCATCAATGACGAAGTTCACGTAGCAGCAGATAAAATTGCGTCGATTATAACAGCAGAAAAATGTCGTTCTAATCGATTAGAAAGTAAGATTGATGAAATTATAGGGAGGTCATAA
- a CDS encoding YicC/YloC family endoribonuclease codes for MKSMTGFGRGEYRDEEFEIIVEMKSINHRYKDFFIKTPRQIAMLEENIRKHVSESVSRGRVEISIKLNRGAIGDKSLSLNSKLAEEYVKSLKALKDSFLEITGEISLSLVSRFPDVITATENEVDLDILWQKVSPALECAISALVDSREREGDTLKKDFEMRLAYINENLSIAEKRAPKVSQDYRARLEDKVKEYTNCIEVDESRLLNEVAIFADRVSIDEEITRLKSHIQRFYTIIEETEPVGRKLDFLIQEMNREINTIGSKANDIEISNCVVDMKSELEKMREQVQNIE; via the coding sequence ATGAAAAGTATGACAGGCTTCGGTAGAGGCGAATATCGAGATGAAGAATTTGAAATCATAGTCGAAATGAAGAGTATAAATCACAGGTATAAGGACTTTTTTATAAAAACTCCTAGACAGATTGCTATGCTTGAAGAAAATATCCGTAAACACGTTAGCGAAAGCGTTTCTAGAGGTAGAGTTGAAATAAGTATCAAACTAAACAGAGGTGCTATTGGAGATAAGTCTCTTTCTTTAAACAGCAAGCTTGCCGAAGAATATGTAAAGAGTCTAAAAGCATTAAAGGACAGTTTTTTAGAAATTACAGGTGAAATCTCTTTGAGTTTAGTTTCTAGATTTCCGGATGTAATAACCGCTACAGAAAATGAAGTGGATTTAGATATTCTTTGGCAAAAGGTATCCCCAGCATTAGAATGTGCTATATCTGCCCTAGTAGATAGCAGAGAAAGAGAAGGCGATACTTTAAAAAAAGACTTTGAAATGCGTTTAGCATATATCAATGAGAATTTGTCTATTGCTGAAAAAAGAGCTCCTAAAGTAAGTCAAGATTATAGAGCTCGTTTAGAAGATAAGGTAAAAGAATATACTAATTGTATAGAGGTCGATGAGAGTAGGCTATTAAATGAAGTAGCAATCTTTGCTGATCGGGTCAGTATTGATGAAGAGATTACCAGACTAAAAAGTCATATTCAACGCTTCTATACAATTATTGAAGAAACAGAGCCTGTTGGAAGAAAGTTGGATTTTCTTATTCAAGAGATGAATAGAGAAATCAATACCATAGGTTCTAAAGCAAATGATATTGAAATATCAAATTGTGTTGTAGATATGAAGAGTGAATTAGAAAAAATGAGAGAACAAGTACAGAACATCGAATAA
- the def gene encoding peptide deformylase gives MALRNIRTEGDPILRKQAREITEVNLRIKELARDMLDTMYHAEGVGLAGPQVGILRRIIVMDVGEGPIVMINPEIVETNGSQVGPEGCLSVPDVTEEVERPNEVKVEYLDLEGKKQELVGKELLARAICHEVEHLDGILFIDKL, from the coding sequence ATGGCACTAAGAAATATTAGAACTGAAGGAGACCCAATACTACGCAAACAAGCGAGGGAGATAACAGAAGTAAATCTCCGTATAAAAGAATTGGCGAGAGATATGTTAGATACGATGTATCACGCAGAAGGAGTAGGTTTAGCAGGACCTCAGGTGGGAATACTTAGAAGGATCATCGTAATGGACGTTGGAGAAGGTCCAATTGTTATGATTAATCCAGAAATTGTGGAAACCAATGGTTCACAAGTAGGTCCAGAAGGATGTTTGAGCGTCCCTGATGTAACGGAAGAAGTAGAAAGACCTAATGAAGTAAAAGTGGAATATTTAGATTTAGAAGGAAAAAAACAAGAACTAGTAGGTAAGGAACTACTAGCAAGAGCTATATGCCATGAAGTAGAGCATTTAGATGGAATACTATTCATAGATAAATTGTAA
- the priA gene encoding replication restart helicase PriA, producing the protein MRVAEIYINQINKNMDRSFDYYIPDFLEPMEIGLRVVIPFGVKNSKIDGLVVGIKESSEYKRLKNIEGIIEDYPKLNDWQIKMCYWLQKSYHCLFMEAVNCFVPSNLHIKKKKENGRNTYYMANALHEVKYYKLSGKYFKTEDYLAQIKSNATKQREILSCLEEIPVSFKELKEKTTCTTANLNILIKKGLITESKEINIRNPYKDREYQYPVNTLNRHQQEAFDSFNSYEKPSTFLLHGVTGSGKTEVYLRYIEETIKRGKSCIYLVPEISLTSQIIGRIMGRFKENIGIIHSHLSDGEKIDQWNAIKNKSVRIVLGARSAIFAPMDDLGLIILDEEHENTFKSNNRPRYNTYEVAKKLQEFHECHIVLGSATPSVSSYYEALYGHVNLLELPERVKSIPMPEIHIIDMKEELYAGNKTVISRKLHNGILQNLKRGEQTILFLNKRGYSTFVFCRNCGYAVNCPNCEISMTYHHNIKQMACHYCGHKEHVPTICPKCNSDKIKYTGSGTQKLEMQLRKYYPQARILRMDTDSMQRKGAYEETIDLFQQGKADILLGTQMVTKGFDFKNVTLVGVILADSTLNIPDYKASERTFQLITQVAGRAGRGDKLGEVIVQTYEPNHYAITLSQAYDYKGFYDQEISYRKMMKYPPFSDIIYIGFTNEDEVQVSRDCLKYYDKLYKLVKEEEGEELLREMYQPTASPIKKINKKYRWYFIIKTNHLLQYNSILNKLSEEKEIMELHSTLIIDINPNNIL; encoded by the coding sequence ATGAGGGTAGCGGAGATTTACATCAATCAAATAAACAAAAATATGGATAGGTCCTTTGATTATTACATACCTGATTTTTTAGAGCCTATGGAAATAGGTCTTAGGGTGGTTATTCCCTTTGGGGTAAAAAATAGTAAAATTGATGGTTTAGTCGTAGGCATTAAAGAGAGCAGCGAGTATAAAAGGCTAAAGAATATTGAAGGAATTATTGAAGACTATCCAAAACTTAATGATTGGCAGATAAAAATGTGTTATTGGCTGCAAAAGAGTTACCACTGTCTCTTTATGGAAGCTGTAAACTGCTTTGTTCCAAGCAATTTACATATAAAAAAGAAAAAAGAGAATGGCAGAAATACGTATTACATGGCCAATGCATTGCATGAGGTCAAGTATTATAAGCTTTCTGGAAAATACTTCAAGACAGAAGACTATTTAGCTCAAATCAAGAGCAATGCTACAAAACAAAGAGAGATATTAAGCTGCTTAGAAGAAATTCCCGTAAGTTTTAAAGAGCTTAAGGAAAAAACAACTTGTACAACAGCAAATTTAAATATCCTAATAAAAAAGGGGTTAATCACTGAGTCAAAAGAAATCAATATACGAAACCCTTATAAAGATCGGGAATATCAGTATCCTGTTAATACTTTAAACAGGCATCAACAAGAAGCTTTTGATTCATTTAATAGCTATGAAAAACCTAGTACTTTTTTACTTCATGGAGTTACGGGAAGTGGAAAGACGGAGGTTTATTTAAGGTATATAGAGGAAACGATAAAGAGGGGGAAGAGCTGTATTTACCTTGTTCCTGAAATATCTCTTACCTCTCAAATTATTGGACGAATTATGGGGCGATTTAAGGAGAATATAGGAATCATCCATAGCCATCTAAGCGATGGAGAGAAAATTGATCAATGGAATGCCATCAAAAATAAAAGCGTTCGTATTGTCTTGGGTGCACGTTCGGCCATATTTGCCCCTATGGACGATTTAGGTTTAATCATATTAGATGAAGAACATGAAAATACCTTTAAGTCTAACAACCGTCCCCGATATAATACCTATGAAGTGGCAAAAAAGCTTCAAGAGTTTCATGAATGCCATATCGTCTTAGGGAGCGCAACGCCAAGTGTTTCATCTTATTATGAAGCTTTATATGGACATGTAAATTTATTAGAGCTGCCAGAAAGGGTCAAGTCCATTCCTATGCCTGAGATTCATATTATTGATATGAAAGAAGAGCTATACGCTGGGAATAAAACAGTGATCAGCCGAAAGCTTCATAATGGCATTTTGCAAAATTTAAAACGCGGAGAACAGACTATTTTATTTTTGAATAAGAGAGGTTATTCTACATTTGTATTTTGTAGAAATTGTGGATATGCAGTAAACTGCCCTAATTGTGAAATCAGTATGACATATCATCATAATATAAAGCAAATGGCTTGTCATTATTGCGGACATAAAGAACATGTACCGACCATTTGTCCTAAATGCAATAGTGACAAAATCAAATACACTGGCTCTGGTACTCAAAAGCTTGAGATGCAACTGAGAAAGTACTATCCCCAGGCAAGAATACTGAGGATGGATACGGATTCTATGCAACGAAAAGGAGCCTATGAAGAGACCATTGACTTATTTCAACAAGGCAAAGCAGATATCCTTCTTGGAACTCAAATGGTTACAAAGGGCTTTGATTTTAAAAATGTCACATTAGTAGGTGTAATCTTAGCAGATTCTACTTTAAATATACCAGATTATAAGGCTAGTGAGAGAACGTTTCAATTAATTACTCAAGTAGCAGGTAGAGCAGGCAGAGGAGATAAATTAGGAGAAGTCATCGTCCAGACTTATGAGCCTAATCATTATGCCATCACTCTGTCTCAAGCATACGATTATAAGGGCTTTTATGATCAGGAGATATCTTATCGAAAAATGATGAAATATCCTCCATTTTCCGATATTATATATATAGGTTTTACGAATGAAGATGAAGTGCAAGTTTCACGAGATTGCCTAAAATACTATGACAAATTGTACAAGCTAGTTAAAGAGGAAGAAGGAGAAGAGCTTTTGAGGGAAATGTATCAACCTACAGCCTCTCCTATTAAAAAAATCAATAAAAAATACAGGTGGTACTTTATTATTAAGACCAATCACCTTTTACAGTATAATTCCATATTGAATAAATTAAGTGAAGAAAAAGAAATTATGGAACTACATTCAACATTAATCATTGATATTAATCCAAACAATATACTATAG